From Paenibacillus sp. PL2-23:
TCGAGAGCATCGCGCAGCCCCTCCAATATAAACGGTTCATCATCCGCCAGGAATACTTTATACATGCAGCCCCTGCTCTCCCTTCTTGACTGGAAATTCTAATGTCACGCAGACGCCCCCTTCCGGACGATTCAACACCTGCAGTCCGCCCTCATTGCCATAAATCAGCCGCAGCCGTTCATGCACGCTCCGCAAGCCGAAGGAGGATGCTCCCTCCTCCTGCCCGTTACGATCCCCCGTCGCATCGAGGGCTTGCAGCCTATCGGCTGGAATGCCTGTTCCGTTATCGCGAATCTCGATACGCACAAGCTCACCATCCTTGGCGCCCTCGATTTCAATGCGATTGTCCCGATCATCCTGACGCAGTCCGTGCACAATATAATTTTCGATAATGGGCTGCAGCAGCAGCTTCATCGTCTCTACCCCGCCTGTACCGGGCTTCAGACGAATCTCATACGCAAACTTGTCCTTGTAGCGTATGCGGAACAGCTCCAGATACAGACGGCACATCTCGATCTCGTCCTTCAGCGTATACACCGGCTTATCGCGGACAACGTTGCGGAACAAGGCTGACAGGCTGTAGATCATCTCCGCTACATCGTCAGCTCCCTGTGACAGGGCGCGCATCCGAATAACCTCCAAGGTGTTGTACAGGAAATGCGGATTCACGCGTGCTTGAAGCGCCGCATATTCCGTTCGCTTCTCTCTAATTTCCGCCTTATAGACACGATCAATATAACGCGTCAGCTCGTCGAGCATCTCGTTGAAGCTGCGTCCGATCTGTCCCAGCTCATCATCCTTGTCATCCGGAATGCGAGGCGTCAGCTCTCCCTGCTCCACCTTGCGCATGAAACGAATAATGTTGCTCGTTCGTTTGGCATAGTTCATGACCAGCGCTCCTGGAATAATGACGACACAAATAATACTAACCGCAGCAGCCGCAATAATCGCGAGCCGGTAGCCCTCGTACGCCGCCGCCACCTCCGCCTTGGGCGCTATTCCTACAACCGTATAGCCAGCCTGGCTATTCGTCAGCTTATTGATATAGGCGGTCTCTCTCAGACGCTCCTCGGCATCCAGCGATTCCAGTATATCCGCATGGGGATGCCGTTCACCGTTATATTGACCCGTGGAATCATACAACACAAAGCCATCGGCCGACAGCACCAATATGGCGCCCATGCCTTCCTCGGCAATCCGTCTGACAGCACGGTCGATCCCATCAGTCCGGAAGAAGGCGATCATCTGGCCGACATTCTTGTAGGTATCCTGATCGTTAATCGGCTCCCGGAAGGAGATGAGCCCGCTTCCTTGCTGACGCTTGCCCAGCGCCTTCAGGAGCCAGGCATTAGGCGTGCCAACAGGCTGCAAATTGAGTGCCATTGCGTCGGGGATATAGGAGTGGCCTGCGTGAGTGCCAATCAGCTTGGATTGTCCGTTCTGATTATAGGCGTACAGGAACTGCCTCTCCGCGCTGTACAGGAGCACATGCTCCGCGCTGGGATGATCCTCTATCCAATTATCGAAGTAGGACAAGGCGTTCACCCCAAGGCCGCTCTCTTGATAGAAGCTGTCCAGCTTCAGCCGAATATAATCGTCAAAGGAGTGCTGAAGCAGATAGGAGGTATGGTCTGCCAGAACGCGATTGCGGTACAGATTGCTCACCGCCGCTTGCACATCTTCATGGATGCTGGCCATCTCCTCGCCAACGGCATCAATGGTTTGTTTCTGCTTGTCGAGCACATCCTCCACGATTGTGCTGGCCAGGTAGGTATAAACAGCGAGGGCCAGCGTCACAATCAGGACGACGGCGATGGCCGCGAACAGCAGGATCCACTTGGCGAACAAGCTATTGCGAATGCGATTGCGATAAAAGCTTACAAGCATATATGTTCTCTCCTTGATGTAGCCGATCCCATGATTGTTTTCATCTTAGCATATCTCGAACTGTCTGTCGCAACACAGACGAAAGAGCGGTACAGGTGAGCTCCTGTACCGCCTCTTGATCGTTATTGTACCGCTGAAGCTGCAGGGGGATCGATGTCGTGACTGCTCCTAGCCGCCTCTCCTGTCGCCTCCTGCGCTCCCTTCCTTTCGAATCGTACATTATCGATATAGATTTGATGCGGAGAGACGCCATCCTCCGGCATTTTACCCAATAGCAGCTTGAGGCTTGCGGCATCATCCTGCGTCATTGTGAAGTCGAAGCTATAGGTCTGAACATAATCCTCCAGCCGCACTCTTTCATTCAAGTATCGGAAGTAGCTGCTATTCTCCACAGATAAATCAACGGAACGCGGCGTTGTCGCTCTGGCAGTGAACGAAACGGTATACGTTATCCCCTTCTTGAGTGTCACCGCATTCTGGAACAGGACAATATCCCAAGGGTTAAGGCCAGGATGATGGATCGCAGCTGCGGCTGCTCCATTCTCTGCTGTTACAACGGCACTGGAGGGCCCGTCATAGACACCCTGCACATGAGTGAACCAGCCCGCCATCCCGTTGTCGAAGCCGCCGTTAACGGCTAGAAAAGCCTGGGTACGGGCATCCTTCAGCTCCACACGTACATTGTCAACCATAACGGTATGTGATCCCAGCGGGGCTGCATTCTGCAGCTTGCCCAGGAGCAGCTTGAAGGATGCTGTTACATCCGCGTTCACCGGCAGCTCGTAGCTGAAGCTCCTCCAATCCGTCGTCAGCTGCTCTCGATTCGATAACAGGCGAGCCCCTGGAATGTCAATAACAATTTCTGTTTCCCGATCAATGGAGGACTTTGCGTCCAATGTCACGATATAGGTCCCATTCCTTCTCAGGGGGAAGTCGGTCTGCATCAGCATGACATCCCACGGATTATTCCCCACACTGGATATGCTGCCAACTGCAGCACCGTTCTCCACGCTGAATCGTGTTACGGAATCCCAGCCGTCGTATCGTCCCTGCACATGCTCGCTCCAGCGGTTCATGCCGTTAGAGAAGTCGCCGTTCTTAAGCGGGAACTGCTCCTCAAGCGGCAGGCCTACATTGTTGTCGGTCAGTCGAGTGAGGACGACATCATCGATGTAGACATCTCCGCTGCCGCTGCCGAGAAGGAAGGCGAGCTGACTCGATTTGCCCTCTCCTCCTTCCATCCAGAAGCTAAGCTCATACGCCTCCATAGCTGTGCTCAGCGCAACTGTCTGAGAAGACGCATAGACGGAGCCATCCGGCTTCTGCAATTGAGCGGCAATGGTTCTGCTCAGAGAGGCTCTAGCCTTGAACGTCAGCTTATATTCATTGCCGTCAATCAAGGTTAGTCCCTTCTGCACTAGCGCAACGTCCTCTGCGCGGGCTCCTGGCTCCGGAAGAGAAACCATCAGCTCACGGGCAGCCGCATCCACGGATGCATGCGCCTCCGCAGCTCCTTGTTTTACAAGCTGCCAATAGGTGAGACGGTCCATCCGGCCCAGCTCAAAGCTTCCATTGTAAATATGATTGCCATTCTCCAGAGGCTCCTTCTCCCCATTTTCGGCATAGGGATCAGGCGCGGTTGTCTCTTCCAGGCGCACATTGCCAATCCATACCGGCGAAGTGCCAACACCCATGTTGAACTCAAGACGCGCCAGTTGATCGGTATCGCTCGTCATCTGGAATGTCATCGAGTAGCTGCTCACCGTGCCAGTCAGCTTTGTCTCCAGACTGTCGGAGTAGACGGACCAGCCTCTGCTTGCTCCGCCGCCCAGCTTCACCGCCATGGTCCGATTCGCATCCGACTTGGCGTCGAAGCTTAACTGATACCATCGACCCTTGCCCAGGGTCACATTCTGAATGAGCTGTACGGCATGAGCCGCATTGCCTCCGGAGGTGATGTTCACCTTCGCGAATCGATCGCCAGCAAGCGTATCGACGCTGACCGCCCCGGCTCCTCCGAATGTATCCACCGTTACAAAATTCCAATAGCGGGTGTTCAATGAATCCCCTGATGTTGTTACATTGGTGAAGGCTTCCTCATAGCCAGCATCATATACAAAATTCCCCGCGATGGGCTCTTTGTAGGAGGATGGATAAGGCTCTGCCTCTATAACCGGCTCCACAGGTGTCCGATAAGGACGGCCGTCCAGCTCATACACGCGCACATAGTCGACTTGCATCTCGGCAGGCATATCAGAAGCAGCCGGGACTCTGCCCCCATCATAATTGCCGCCGACAGCCAGATTCAGAATCATGTAGAAGGGCTTGTCGAACGGAGCAGGGTAGGCATATTTGGCAGGCTCTCCCGCTCCCCAGCTATCCCAGCTATTGATGGTTTGATACAGCTTGCCGTCTACATACCAGCGGAGCTCGCCTGGCTCCCATTCCAGTCCGTATACATGGAAGCCTGTAATATCCTCCTCGCCCTCGAAGTGATATTCGGCTCCGGTTGATTTGTTATTGGGCCAGTTGCGACCATAGTGGATGGTGCCTCCCACTTCCTTCAGCAGCCGGCCGCGCGCCTCCATAATGTCAATCTCCCCTGAGGCTGCCCATCCGCCGTATTCCTTGTCCTGCGGCATCATCCAGAATGCGGGCCACAAGCCCTCGCCGGCAGGCAGCTTCATCCGGGCTTCAAATTTCCCATAGGCCTGCGAGAAGGTTGGCTCCGTGAACAATCGCCCGGACGTATATGGCTTGCCTTCATAGGACTCTTGCTTGGCAGTAATAGTCAGCAAGCCATTGTTGACCGAAATATTATCCTGCCTGTAATATTGCTGCTCATTATTGCCCCAGCCATCCAGACCATATTGCGAGCCTGTTCCAAGCTGGTAGCCCCATTTGTCCAGATCAATGCCGTTTGTGTCGAGATTGCTTCCACTGCGATCGAATTCATCGCGCCACACGATTCTCCAATCCGCTTCCTGCGGAACGTCCGTTGGCACAGGGCTGGCTGACGGGCTGCTTGTCGGAGAAGCGGTTGGCGTCGGTGCAGGAGTGCTTATCGGCGTGCTGACGGAAGATGTAGGTTTTGGACTCGGCACCTTTACTTCTGCACCAGCCTTGTTCGTCAGCTCGCCAATCCTGCCGCTTGACTGCAGCGTACTGCCCTTGGCTTCTTCTCGGAACGTAAGCTGTTGAACGGAAGCTCCCTCCTCTACCTCGATATAGGCCCCGCTCTCTACATTCATCTGTGCAACTGCTGTCTGCCCTTCCAGTACAACTCGCACCGGGCCTGCTTGTCTGGATACGATGATGGATTCGACATTGGAATCCTGGATATGAATACTATTGGCGCCACCCCCATCGATATGAAGATTGCCGCGAATAGCCGAACCGGAGATCGTCACATCCCCTTCGCCAACACCCTCCGTCACATAAACATTTCCTTTAACCTCGGCTCCTTGGAGGGTAACCTGGTCAGTGCGAATGACAACATGGCCATTCGTTTCGATGTTTTTGTAGATGCCGGCCGTGGAATACACCTCTCCAGACAAGGTATAAAGCAGGGCAACGGCTTCTGCTCGAGTGACTGTGCGCTTCGGTCTGAATGTTCCGTCCGAATATCCCTTAATCACACCATCCGCTGTCAGCCTGGCAATGGAGGCTGCTGCATAAGTGTCGATGTCCCGGCTGTCTGTGAACACTGCCAAGCTTGCCTGAAGCTTCTCTTGATCGGGCAGCTCCAGCTTAAAGGCTGCTGCCAGCAGCTTCGCGGCATCCTGTCTGCTTACGGGGGAGGCTGGCCTGAAGGTGCCATCGGGGTAACCCGTTATGACACCGGCAGCGGCTGCGCCAGCTACATCCTCAGCATACCATTCGTCGCCGAATACATCCGCGAAGACGGGGTCGACGCTCCCTTTATAGTGGAATACGCTGCTCAGCAGCCTTGCGAACTGCGCTCGTGTGACCGGAGCATCTGGGCGAAGGGTGCCATCCGGATAACCGGACAGCAGTCCCTGGTCCTCCCACTCCTTCATTGCCGAAAACCCCCAATGCTTCTCCTCCAGCACCGTTTGCTCCTTTGCTTGCGCGCTGTGTGCCTGGCTCGTCGGCAGCATCGTGACAGCCATGGCCGCCACAAGCAGCAAGGATAATCCCTTTTTCCTCATTGTAGCTTGCTCCTTCCTCCAAATAAGGTTTCGTACACTTATTACTCTCGATATGTAATCGCTTACATTGACATGAGAAAAGCAGCCCGCCGCTAAGAGTTCAATGGTGACACTTCAGATGGCAGGCTGCTCATGATGAGTTAGTCTTGGTCTATTGCCTTGTTCGTGCAGAGCTTGTTGTAGATCTTATTTGGCTTTGTCGTACCACTCGTTAACTTCCTTCGTAATTTGCTCCCCGCCGGATTTCATCCAGTTGTCGACCATCGTGTCGAAGGAGTCGAGCGGTTGCTGGCCATATACAATCTTGCTGTACGTTTCGTTCAACAGCTTGTTCAGCAGCTCGTTTTTGCTTTGCATCGTTTCAGTCAGAGGTCCCATATAGTAGTTCTTCATACGGATGTCCTTCTGATCCACCACAACCTTCATGGCTTCAATGTTCTCAATCTTACGGCCATTAAATTCTTGCTTCTCGTATGGCGTCTCCGGCTCTGCGCCGCTCGCAAGCTTCACATGCGTGTCGGCATACAGGGTCGGAATACGCGCGCCCTCGTAAGTCAGGGAGTAGAAGAGCGGAGGAGCCGCTTTATCCTTCAGACCCGGGAACAGCTCCGGATACTTCGCGATATCCGTTGTCACGGTTCCATCTTGCAGTACAGCGTAGTCGTAGCCTTCCGCGAAGCCGTTCGCAAATTCGCTGTCCGGCTGCGGGTTCGCCGTATTCTCGAAGAACCAGTTGTAGTAATGAAGCACCGCCTCCGGATGCTTGGCGTCCTTGTTAATGAAGAGGTAGCCGTTGGACGGAGGATTGCCGCCTGCCGAGCCGATCTTGCCATCATTGCCACCAGGAACCGGGTAAGCTTTGAAGCTTGCGCCTGGCACATTGGATACCAGATCCGGGAACGGCCATGCCGGCAGCCAGTTCGGGCCGAACATAATGCCCGCTTCGCCCTTCGTGAACAGTTCGGAGCCGCCAACCTCATCGAACAGCGCCGCGTCCTCCGAGATGTAGCCTTTGTCCATCCATTCCTTCAGCTTGGCTAGCGCTTCCTTGGCTGCAGGATTCACCGAGCCGTGCTCCAGCTTGCCCTCTGCGTTCAGATTCCATTGGCCCGGCATCGTGCCGTGAGCGCCGAATACAAAGCCGATGTCAGTCATCCAGTTGTTGAAGCCGTTCTTGAACGCAGTCGCAAGTCCAATCGTGTCCGCCGCGCCGTTGCCGTCTGGATCCTTATTCACGAAGGCGTCCATTACAGCCTCCAGCTCGGCAATATTCGTAGGCGCCTGCAAGCCCAGCTTGTCGAGCCAGTCTTGTCTAATCCACATGACGTGATCGCCGTTGTAAGCGTAATCGAGGATCGGCAGGGCCATCTTCTCGCCATCGCGAGTAATCGGGAGCCAGATGGAAGAATCTAATGCAAGACCTTCCTTATACGTGTCATTGGCGTATTGTTCAACCAAATCCCCTACAGGCATGAATTGATCGGAGTCAATCAGCATGTTCACCGTTTCCAGATCGCCGCGGTAAGCGACAACATCCGGCATTTGCTCACCCGAGGAGAGCATGAGGCGAAGCTTTGTTTTGTAAGCGTCATTCGTATTGGTGACAACCCAGTTATATTTGATCTCAATGCCAAGGCGTTCCTTGATCATGCGAGTAAGCACGTTATTCTCAATGCTTTCGCCCTCTTTGAAGATGGCCGCATTGTCATTCAGACCCCATACTGTTGTCAGCGTAATCGGAGTTGTGTATTTACCGTTTACAAAGCCTTCGTCACCGCTGGAGCTTGCGCCATTCGTGCTCGCATTGCTGCTAGGAGCCGATGTGTTGTTGCCGTTATTGCCGCCGGAGCATGCCGCGATCGTAACCGCAAAGGATAAGGTCAGCAGCAGAGACAGCCACTTTTTCATTTCTAAATACCCCCTGTAAGTTAAATAATGTTATACATAACGAATTATGTTATTCGTTACTACTTCATCTTACTTGGTCCTCTTATCGCTTTGAAAGACCACTTTTTTGTGTTTGATGCCATTTTGTCGCCTATTCCTTCACCGCGCCAAGAATGATGCCTTTGACGAAATACCGTTGCAGGAACGGATACACCAGCAGAATGGGCAGCGTCCCAATAAAGATCTGAGCCGCCTTTACCGTACGCTGGGAGATGTTCTTCAGCTCGTTAACGTCGGGATTAATTTTGTTGAAATCCTGCTGAACAATAACCGTTTGCAGGAAGGTGGATAACGGATATTTGCGATAATCGGTAATATACAACAATCCGTCAAACCAGGAGTTCCAGTGCATTACCATTGTGAACAACGAGATGGTTGCGATTGCAGGCATGGATACCGGCAAATAAATGCTGACGAGCGTGCGGAACTGCCCGGCGCCGTCGATCAGCGAAGCCTCCTCCAGCTCCTTCGGCACGGCGCGGAAGAAGTTCATCATAAGCACCATATTGAAGACGTTAATCGCAAGCGGCAGCACGAGCGCCCATATGGAATTCATTAAGTCCAGATTGCGGATCAGCATATAAGAAGGTACAATGCCTCCGCTGAACAGCATCGTGAACAGGAAGTACCACATATAGATGGATCGGCTGCGGAAGCCCGCGTTATCCTTGGACAACGCATAGCCTGCCAGCGTCATAAGTCCCATGCCCACGGCTGTGCCCAGCAGGGTGCGCTCAATACCAACCAGCAGCGCATTATGAAAGTTATCGTTGTTTAGCGTCTTCGTATAGGCCTCGAAGTTGAAGCCAATGGGGACAAGTCCAACAAGATTGGAGTTAGCCGGCGCGCTGGCGCTGAAGCTGACCGCGAGAATATGAATCAGCGGCAGCACGCAGGTTAAGCAGATCAGACCTAGCAGCACATAGTTGATGGTCGAAAATATTTTGTAGCCTGTCGTTTTATAATACATCTGTTCCCACCCTTTTTCTCATCCGTCTCTGGCGTGACCTTAAAATATGCGATAGCCGGCGTATTTGTAGGCAAGTCTATAAGCAAATACGATCATAATAAGACCGATCACGGATTTGAACAGCCCTACTGCCGTACCGAAGCTGTACTGCCCATTCAGAATCGCCGTCCGATACACGAACGTATCGATAATATCGCCTTTGTCGTACACAAGAGAGTTGTAGAGATTAAAGATCTGATCGAAGCCTCCGTTTAGTATGTTGCCGAGCGACAGTGTGCCGACTACAACCGCAATTGGAATCATGGCTGGAATGGTAATATGAATCGTCTGCTTCCAGCGATTGGCCCCATCCACCTCCGCCGCTTCGTACAAGGAGGGGTTGACGCCCGCAAGCGCGGCCAGGAATACGATCGTGTTGAAGCCGAAGTTTTGCCAAATATCGCTGACAACTACCGTGAATCGGAACCAATCGCCGTCTGTCAGCCATGGAATTGAGGTCATGCCCAGCGACATCAGCGTTGTATTCACAATGCCCTTGCTTCCCAGCATATCGGTCAGAATCGCTCCGAGTATGACCCAGGAAATAAAGTGGGGCAAGTACACCAGCGTCTGTACAACACGCTTGAAGAACACTCTTCTGATCTCATTCAGCAGAATCGCAAAAACAAAGGGCACGATCAAGCCAAACACAATCTTCAAGCCCGATATGATTAACGTGTTCCAGATAACCTCCTTGCTATCCGGATATTCGAACATAAATCGGAAATGCTCCAGGCCGATAAATTCGGAATG
This genomic window contains:
- a CDS encoding carbohydrate binding domain-containing protein; this translates as MRKKGLSLLLVAAMAVTMLPTSQAHSAQAKEQTVLEEKHWGFSAMKEWEDQGLLSGYPDGTLRPDAPVTRAQFARLLSSVFHYKGSVDPVFADVFGDEWYAEDVAGAAAAGVITGYPDGTFRPASPVSRQDAAKLLAAAFKLELPDQEKLQASLAVFTDSRDIDTYAAASIARLTADGVIKGYSDGTFRPKRTVTRAEAVALLYTLSGEVYSTAGIYKNIETNGHVVIRTDQVTLQGAEVKGNVYVTEGVGEGDVTISGSAIRGNLHIDGGGANSIHIQDSNVESIIVSRQAGPVRVVLEGQTAVAQMNVESGAYIEVEEGASVQQLTFREEAKGSTLQSSGRIGELTNKAGAEVKVPSPKPTSSVSTPISTPAPTPTASPTSSPSASPVPTDVPQEADWRIVWRDEFDRSGSNLDTNGIDLDKWGYQLGTGSQYGLDGWGNNEQQYYRQDNISVNNGLLTITAKQESYEGKPYTSGRLFTEPTFSQAYGKFEARMKLPAGEGLWPAFWMMPQDKEYGGWAASGEIDIMEARGRLLKEVGGTIHYGRNWPNNKSTGAEYHFEGEEDITGFHVYGLEWEPGELRWYVDGKLYQTINSWDSWGAGEPAKYAYPAPFDKPFYMILNLAVGGNYDGGRVPAASDMPAEMQVDYVRVYELDGRPYRTPVEPVIEAEPYPSSYKEPIAGNFVYDAGYEEAFTNVTTSGDSLNTRYWNFVTVDTFGGAGAVSVDTLAGDRFAKVNITSGGNAAHAVQLIQNVTLGKGRWYQLSFDAKSDANRTMAVKLGGGASRGWSVYSDSLETKLTGTVSSYSMTFQMTSDTDQLARLEFNMGVGTSPVWIGNVRLEETTAPDPYAENGEKEPLENGNHIYNGSFELGRMDRLTYWQLVKQGAAEAHASVDAAARELMVSLPEPGARAEDVALVQKGLTLIDGNEYKLTFKARASLSRTIAAQLQKPDGSVYASSQTVALSTAMEAYELSFWMEGGEGKSSQLAFLLGSGSGDVYIDDVVLTRLTDNNVGLPLEEQFPLKNGDFSNGMNRWSEHVQGRYDGWDSVTRFSVENGAAVGSISSVGNNPWDVMLMQTDFPLRRNGTYIVTLDAKSSIDRETEIVIDIPGARLLSNREQLTTDWRSFSYELPVNADVTASFKLLLGKLQNAAPLGSHTVMVDNVRVELKDARTQAFLAVNGGFDNGMAGWFTHVQGVYDGPSSAVVTAENGAAAAAIHHPGLNPWDIVLFQNAVTLKKGITYTVSFTARATTPRSVDLSVENSSYFRYLNERVRLEDYVQTYSFDFTMTQDDAASLKLLLGKMPEDGVSPHQIYIDNVRFERKGAQEATGEAARSSHDIDPPAASAVQ
- a CDS encoding sensor histidine kinase — translated: MLVSFYRNRIRNSLFAKWILLFAAIAVVLIVTLALAVYTYLASTIVEDVLDKQKQTIDAVGEEMASIHEDVQAAVSNLYRNRVLADHTSYLLQHSFDDYIRLKLDSFYQESGLGVNALSYFDNWIEDHPSAEHVLLYSAERQFLYAYNQNGQSKLIGTHAGHSYIPDAMALNLQPVGTPNAWLLKALGKRQQGSGLISFREPINDQDTYKNVGQMIAFFRTDGIDRAVRRIAEEGMGAILVLSADGFVLYDSTGQYNGERHPHADILESLDAEERLRETAYINKLTNSQAGYTVVGIAPKAEVAAAYEGYRLAIIAAAAVSIICVVIIPGALVMNYAKRTSNIIRFMRKVEQGELTPRIPDDKDDELGQIGRSFNEMLDELTRYIDRVYKAEIREKRTEYAALQARVNPHFLYNTLEVIRMRALSQGADDVAEMIYSLSALFRNVVRDKPVYTLKDEIEMCRLYLELFRIRYKDKFAYEIRLKPGTGGVETMKLLLQPIIENYIVHGLRQDDRDNRIEIEGAKDGELVRIEIRDNGTGIPADRLQALDATGDRNGQEEGASSFGLRSVHERLRLIYGNEGGLQVLNRPEGGVCVTLEFPVKKGEQGLHV
- a CDS encoding carbohydrate ABC transporter permease produces the protein MYYKTTGYKIFSTINYVLLGLICLTCVLPLIHILAVSFSASAPANSNLVGLVPIGFNFEAYTKTLNNDNFHNALLVGIERTLLGTAVGMGLMTLAGYALSKDNAGFRSRSIYMWYFLFTMLFSGGIVPSYMLIRNLDLMNSIWALVLPLAINVFNMVLMMNFFRAVPKELEEASLIDGAGQFRTLVSIYLPVSMPAIATISLFTMVMHWNSWFDGLLYITDYRKYPLSTFLQTVIVQQDFNKINPDVNELKNISQRTVKAAQIFIGTLPILLVYPFLQRYFVKGIILGAVKE
- a CDS encoding extracellular solute-binding protein, translated to MKKWLSLLLTLSFAVTIAACSGGNNGNNTSAPSSNASTNGASSSGDEGFVNGKYTTPITLTTVWGLNDNAAIFKEGESIENNVLTRMIKERLGIEIKYNWVVTNTNDAYKTKLRLMLSSGEQMPDVVAYRGDLETVNMLIDSDQFMPVGDLVEQYANDTYKEGLALDSSIWLPITRDGEKMALPILDYAYNGDHVMWIRQDWLDKLGLQAPTNIAELEAVMDAFVNKDPDGNGAADTIGLATAFKNGFNNWMTDIGFVFGAHGTMPGQWNLNAEGKLEHGSVNPAAKEALAKLKEWMDKGYISEDAALFDEVGGSELFTKGEAGIMFGPNWLPAWPFPDLVSNVPGASFKAYPVPGGNDGKIGSAGGNPPSNGYLFINKDAKHPEAVLHYYNWFFENTANPQPDSEFANGFAEGYDYAVLQDGTVTTDIAKYPELFPGLKDKAAPPLFYSLTYEGARIPTLYADTHVKLASGAEPETPYEKQEFNGRKIENIEAMKVVVDQKDIRMKNYYMGPLTETMQSKNELLNKLLNETYSKIVYGQQPLDSFDTMVDNWMKSGGEQITKEVNEWYDKAK
- a CDS encoding ABC transporter permease subunit: MKKKPERMREKWSRTWPLHLMLLPAAIVTFIFAYVPMGGLVMAFQDFKPKHGLFHSEFIGLEHFRFMFEYPDSKEVIWNTLIISGLKIVFGLIVPFVFAILLNEIRRVFFKRVVQTLVYLPHFISWVILGAILTDMLGSKGIVNTTLMSLGMTSIPWLTDGDWFRFTVVVSDIWQNFGFNTIVFLAALAGVNPSLYEAAEVDGANRWKQTIHITIPAMIPIAVVVGTLSLGNILNGGFDQIFNLYNSLVYDKGDIIDTFVYRTAILNGQYSFGTAVGLFKSVIGLIMIVFAYRLAYKYAGYRIF